Proteins found in one Methylophilaceae bacterium genomic segment:
- the mutL gene encoding DNA mismatch repair endonuclease MutL has protein sequence MNVIKVLPDQLISQIAAGEVVERPASALKELLENSLDAHSTEINVSLVEGGIKQLRVADNGNGINESDLQLSLMRHATSKIHSLDDLESVASLGFRGEALASIASVSRTQIVSRAQTAKHAWTIFSNGSDISALEPSALDVGTIVEVSDLYFNTPARRKFLKKEATEFGHCEDAYTRIALSRPDVAFSLAHNGRTISRYAISAPSKRFKEVLGAEFMAETVTVDDEAVGLRFWGVAAKPTFNRGRRDTQFVYVNGRFVRDKLIAHAIRQAYQDVLHHDRHPAFVLFLELDPHLVDVNVHPAKTEVRFRDGQAIHRFIFHALHKVLAAPTGESNAVTAGQASHNPFLSPNMSDKQFAQPYPKYQSQIPLSANQTPDFYQKLYGDAPSSYNAPVASTASESTRFADEPTAYPLGFALGQIHGIYILAQNAAGLVVIDMHAAHERIMYERLKQALDDKAVPMQPLLLPVSFNADRVEVAVVNEILASGEETLMQLGFDIAVLSPTTLAVRAVPTLLQRADAVALARDVLRELSEYGASRVLTDQRNTLLGTMACHAAVRANRSLTITEMNALLRDMEATERSGQCNHGRPTWFQVSLRDLDKMFMRGR, from the coding sequence ATGAATGTCATCAAAGTATTGCCGGATCAGCTGATTAGCCAAATTGCGGCTGGAGAAGTAGTAGAAAGACCGGCTTCTGCATTAAAAGAGTTATTAGAAAATAGCTTGGATGCGCACAGTACTGAAATTAATGTGAGTTTGGTAGAAGGTGGGATTAAGCAGCTAAGAGTGGCTGATAATGGCAATGGGATTAATGAATCGGATTTACAATTATCATTAATGCGGCATGCAACCAGTAAAATTCATTCCCTAGACGATTTAGAATCGGTTGCCAGCCTTGGTTTTCGTGGTGAAGCCTTGGCCAGCATAGCCTCAGTTTCTCGTACACAGATTGTGAGTCGGGCGCAAACGGCTAAGCATGCGTGGACTATTTTTTCAAATGGTAGTGACATTTCTGCATTGGAACCCAGTGCTTTAGATGTGGGTACGATTGTTGAAGTGAGTGATTTATATTTCAATACACCCGCTAGACGTAAGTTTCTCAAAAAAGAAGCCACAGAGTTTGGTCATTGTGAGGATGCCTATACGCGGATTGCTTTATCGCGTCCTGATGTGGCATTTAGCTTGGCGCATAATGGACGCACCATTAGCCGTTATGCCATATCAGCGCCTAGTAAACGCTTTAAAGAGGTGTTGGGTGCTGAGTTTATGGCAGAGACCGTTACTGTTGATGATGAGGCGGTAGGCTTGCGTTTTTGGGGCGTTGCGGCAAAGCCCACCTTTAATCGCGGGCGTCGTGATACACAATTTGTGTATGTCAATGGTCGTTTTGTTAGGGATAAGTTGATTGCACATGCGATACGCCAAGCCTATCAAGATGTGTTGCATCATGACAGGCATCCCGCTTTTGTGTTGTTTTTAGAGTTAGATCCACACTTGGTTGATGTGAATGTGCATCCAGCAAAAACAGAAGTACGGTTTAGAGATGGGCAAGCGATTCATCGGTTTATTTTTCATGCATTACATAAAGTATTAGCCGCGCCAACAGGAGAATCCAATGCGGTGACGGCAGGGCAAGCATCGCATAATCCCTTTTTATCGCCCAACATGTCAGATAAGCAATTCGCACAGCCATATCCAAAATACCAATCGCAAATCCCTTTATCGGCCAATCAAACGCCTGATTTCTATCAGAAATTATATGGAGATGCACCGTCTAGTTATAATGCGCCAGTTGCGTCAACAGCATCTGAATCGACTAGGTTTGCAGATGAGCCCACAGCCTATCCGTTGGGTTTTGCGCTAGGACAAATTCACGGTATTTATATATTGGCGCAAAATGCAGCAGGATTGGTGGTAATTGATATGCACGCCGCGCATGAGCGTATTATGTATGAGCGATTAAAACAGGCATTAGATGATAAAGCGGTACCCATGCAGCCGTTATTGTTGCCTGTCAGCTTTAATGCAGACCGCGTAGAGGTGGCGGTTGTGAATGAAATATTAGCCAGTGGTGAAGAGACATTAATGCAATTGGGGTTTGATATTGCCGTGCTGTCACCAACAACCCTTGCCGTGCGCGCTGTCCCCACTTTATTGCAACGGGCTGATGCGGTTGCGCTAGCTCGCGATGTATTGCGTGAATTAAGTGAATATGGTGCGAGTAGGGTATTGACAGATCAGCGCAATACTTTGTTAGGTACCATGGCTTGTCATGCTGCAGTAAGAGCCAATCGCAGTTTAACCATTACTGAAATGAATGCTTTGTTACGCGATATGGAAGCAACGGAACGCTCAGGCCAATGTAATCACGGCCGACCGACTTGGTTTCAAGTGAGTCTACGCGATTTAGATAAAATGTTTATGCGTGGAAGATAA
- the miaA gene encoding tRNA (adenosine(37)-N6)-dimethylallyltransferase MiaA, which translates to MNDNSLSQAIFLMGPTASGKTNAAVALLQQFPVEIISVDSALVYQAMDIGTAKPDPETLKVAPHHLINIVPPTAAYSAANFRQEALALMAEITARGKIPLLVGGTMLYFKALENGLSGLPAADQNIRAHIDLEAEAIGWPGMHQKLATIDPETASRLMPNDMQRIQRALEVYAITGKTMTSLYALQANDTLPYDVLKIALVPSDRTVLHDRIAMRFKQMLADGFVDEVKQLLLQYPSLTAQSTSMRCVGYRQALMYLAGEYDLDELCDRGIFATRQLAKRQLTWLRGMDGLSIVDCVDNETIKSDCSRLVKAFLK; encoded by the coding sequence ATGAATGACAACTCTTTATCTCAAGCCATCTTTTTAATGGGGCCAACAGCAAGCGGCAAGACCAATGCAGCGGTGGCTTTATTGCAACAATTTCCAGTTGAGATTATTAGCGTTGATTCGGCGTTGGTCTATCAAGCGATGGATATTGGCACCGCAAAACCTGATCCTGAAACCTTAAAAGTTGCACCGCACCATTTAATTAATATTGTGCCGCCAACGGCAGCTTATTCTGCCGCCAACTTTAGACAGGAGGCATTGGCATTGATGGCTGAGATTACAGCGCGTGGCAAGATTCCATTGTTGGTAGGCGGAACCATGTTGTATTTTAAGGCGTTAGAAAATGGCTTAAGTGGCTTACCCGCAGCAGACCAAAATATTCGCGCTCATATTGATTTGGAAGCAGAGGCGATTGGCTGGCCTGGGATGCATCAAAAATTGGCGACAATTGACCCTGAAACCGCATCACGTTTGATGCCCAACGATATGCAACGTATTCAACGCGCCTTAGAAGTGTATGCAATTACTGGCAAAACCATGACATCACTTTATGCGCTACAAGCAAATGATACGTTACCTTATGACGTGTTAAAGATTGCTTTAGTGCCCAGTGACCGCACAGTATTGCATGATCGCATTGCAATGCGCTTTAAACAAATGCTCGCAGACGGGTTTGTAGATGAAGTAAAACAATTATTGTTGCAATATCCCAGCTTAACTGCACAGAGCACGTCTATGCGTTGTGTTGGGTATCGGCAAGCCTTGATGTATTTAGCTGGCGAATATGACCTTGATGAACTGTGTGATAGAGGTATATTTGCGACACGTCAGCTCGCCAAGCGACAATTAACTTGGTTGCGAGGCATGGACGGATTATCTATCGTAGATTGTGTAGATAATGAAACAATCAAAAGCGATTGTAGTAGGCTCGTTAAAGCATTTTTGAAGTAA
- the fae gene encoding formaldehyde-activating enzyme has translation MSERIIMRVGEALVAGGPLNTAAEPEVAIGEMDGPMGVAFANQLANQSQGHSKVLAILNTDIQVRPATLMVSKVTVKDTAYTNILMGTVQGAIANGVLDAVREGYIPKEKANDLGIIVSVWLNPGVVGQKDLDHKALFDIHRKATTLAIKKAMSNEPSIDWLLENQDKITHKYYQMGLDGKI, from the coding sequence ATGAGTGAAAGAATTATTATGCGTGTCGGCGAAGCATTGGTTGCTGGCGGCCCATTAAATACAGCGGCCGAGCCAGAAGTTGCCATTGGAGAAATGGATGGACCGATGGGGGTGGCATTTGCCAATCAGCTAGCCAATCAATCACAAGGCCACTCAAAAGTATTGGCTATCTTAAACACCGATATTCAAGTGCGTCCAGCGACATTAATGGTGAGTAAAGTAACGGTTAAAGACACAGCTTATACCAATATTTTAATGGGCACTGTACAAGGCGCCATTGCCAATGGTGTATTAGATGCCGTGCGTGAAGGCTATATTCCAAAAGAAAAAGCCAATGATTTGGGTATTATTGTGTCGGTATGGTTAAACCCGGGCGTGGTTGGTCAAAAAGATTTAGATCACAAAGCCTTATTTGACATTCATCGCAAAGCAACTACATTGGCCATTAAAAAAGCCATGTCAAACGAGCCAAGTATTGATTGGCTTTTAGAGAATCAAGATAAAATCACCCATAAATATTATCAAATGGGGTTAGACGGCAAAATCTAA
- the queG gene encoding tRNA epoxyqueuosine(34) reductase QueG — protein MTIHKPTANEMIALAQDIKRWGQELGFADIGITDTDLSQAESGHQEWVAKGFHGEMDYMAKHGTKRTRPAELIPNTIRIISARLDYLPPKAKDSWQVINDGKQAFISRYALGRDYHKVVRNKLQKLCDNIQQATQQFEYRAFTDSAPVLEVALAEKAGLGWRGKHTLLINKDHGSWFFLGEIYTNLPLPIDQPATNHCGTCNACIDICPTQAITAPYEVDARRCISYLTIELKSSIPEEFRPLIGNRVYGCDDCQLTCPWNKFAETTQENDFHVRHGLDDISLIECFSWTEEEFKQKMAGSAIYRIGYEQWLRNIAVGLGNAPKTPQVIAALKLRENDTSALVKEHVIWALKQPS, from the coding sequence ATGACAATCCATAAGCCTACTGCTAACGAAATGATCGCCCTCGCTCAAGACATCAAGCGCTGGGGTCAAGAACTTGGCTTTGCCGATATAGGCATTACCGATACGGATTTGTCGCAAGCAGAATCTGGTCATCAAGAATGGGTAGCAAAAGGCTTTCATGGTGAGATGGATTATATGGCAAAACACGGCACGAAGCGAACCCGACCTGCCGAATTAATCCCCAATACCATCCGTATTATTTCTGCTCGCTTAGATTATTTACCGCCCAAAGCCAAAGATAGCTGGCAAGTCATCAATGATGGCAAACAAGCCTTTATTTCGCGCTATGCATTAGGCCGCGATTACCACAAAGTGGTGCGCAATAAACTACAAAAACTGTGCGATAACATTCAACAAGCCACGCAACAATTTGAATACCGCGCCTTTACCGATAGCGCACCTGTCTTAGAAGTTGCTTTAGCCGAAAAAGCAGGCCTAGGCTGGCGCGGCAAACACACACTATTGATTAATAAAGACCACGGCTCTTGGTTCTTTTTAGGCGAAATTTACACCAACTTACCACTACCAATAGACCAACCTGCCACCAACCATTGCGGCACCTGCAACGCCTGCATTGATATTTGCCCCACCCAAGCCATTACCGCGCCATATGAAGTAGATGCAAGACGATGCATCTCCTACCTGACCATCGAGCTTAAAAGCAGCATTCCTGAAGAATTTAGACCACTCATCGGCAACCGCGTTTACGGCTGTGACGACTGCCAACTCACCTGCCCGTGGAACAAATTTGCCGAAACCACCCAAGAAAATGACTTTCATGTGCGCCACGGCTTAGATGATATTAGCCTTATAGAATGTTTTAGCTGGACTGAAGAAGAATTCAAACAAAAAATGGCAGGCAGCGCGATCTACCGAATTGGTTATGAACAATGGCTACGTAATATTGCGGTGGGATTAGGTAATGCACCTAAAACACCTCAAGTGATAGCGGCTCTTAAGTTGCGTGAAAATGATACAAGCGCTTTAGTCAAAGAGCATGTAATTTGGGCACTAAAACAACCATCATAA
- a CDS encoding NAD-binding protein, whose amino-acid sequence MNSILFMILRRLRRPLILIIVSFAIATIGLTLMPGVDDKGNTWYMSIFQAFYVISYTATTIGFGEVPYPYSQAQRLWMTFSIYFTVIPWVYAIGKIITLLQDVSLRQTISAERLARNVRRLQEPFFILCSYGQSASLLANILDEKGMRVVVIEPNQERLNELELTDTRNATLSLCADARIPENLIRAGVYNPYCSGVVTLTDNDEVNLTVAVSVKLMRPDLRVLARAERKDIAANMASFGTDHIINPYTLFGEQLAMRVHALGTYILHQWLTGVPGDTLPPPENPPRGNWLVCGYGRFGKSVVENLEREHLTTTIIEAMPELTECEQCVVGSGTEASTLLEAGIHDACGIVAGTDNDINNLSIVMTAKQLNPNLFLIVRKNNRNNSTLFKKFGANITMQPTDIIAHECLAHMLAPLLAEFLALVRNQTNQWANSLISQLVDVVGETVPETFAITIDTDNALAVTEYIQSGMPIKLLNLMQDPANREKTLKLVPLLLVRDDVSTLLPDQEMTILEGDCILFCGTYDAKITLPASANNAKTFSYIMNGLEVPDSFVWRFIKRITA is encoded by the coding sequence ATGAATAGTATTCTCTTCATGATTTTGCGGCGCTTAAGGCGTCCGCTTATCTTGATTATTGTGAGCTTTGCTATTGCCACCATTGGCTTGACACTCATGCCAGGTGTAGATGACAAAGGAAACACTTGGTACATGAGCATTTTCCAAGCGTTTTATGTGATTAGCTACACCGCAACAACAATTGGATTTGGTGAAGTTCCCTACCCTTATAGTCAGGCGCAACGCTTGTGGATGACTTTCTCAATCTATTTCACCGTTATTCCTTGGGTGTATGCAATCGGTAAGATTATCACACTGCTGCAAGATGTTAGCTTGCGCCAAACCATTTCTGCAGAGCGTCTAGCGCGTAACGTGCGTCGATTACAAGAACCTTTCTTCATTTTATGTAGCTACGGCCAATCTGCTAGTTTACTTGCCAATATCCTTGATGAAAAAGGCATGCGCGTCGTGGTAATTGAACCTAATCAAGAACGGCTCAATGAATTAGAGTTAACGGACACCAGAAACGCCACGCTAAGTCTTTGTGCTGATGCAAGAATTCCGGAAAATTTGATACGCGCCGGTGTTTATAATCCATACTGCAGCGGCGTTGTCACACTGACAGATAACGATGAAGTTAATCTAACTGTCGCGGTTTCTGTTAAATTAATGCGGCCTGATTTACGTGTGCTCGCTCGTGCTGAACGTAAAGATATTGCTGCCAACATGGCCTCATTTGGCACTGATCATATTATCAACCCCTATACGCTATTTGGTGAGCAACTTGCCATGCGTGTGCATGCGCTTGGTACTTATATCCTTCACCAGTGGTTAACTGGCGTACCTGGTGACACATTACCACCACCAGAAAATCCACCAAGAGGCAATTGGTTGGTTTGTGGTTATGGTCGTTTTGGTAAATCAGTTGTAGAAAATCTAGAGCGCGAGCATCTCACCACAACGATTATTGAAGCAATGCCAGAGCTAACTGAATGCGAACAATGTGTGGTTGGTAGCGGCACAGAAGCAAGCACGCTATTAGAAGCAGGCATTCATGACGCTTGTGGCATTGTTGCTGGTACAGATAACGACATTAATAATCTATCGATTGTGATGACGGCTAAGCAATTAAATCCCAACCTGTTCTTGATCGTGCGTAAAAATAATCGCAATAACAGCACCTTATTCAAAAAGTTTGGCGCCAATATCACCATGCAACCAACTGATATTATTGCGCACGAATGTTTGGCGCATATGCTGGCACCGTTATTGGCCGAGTTTTTGGCACTGGTTCGCAATCAAACCAACCAATGGGCAAATAGTTTAATCAGTCAGCTTGTGGATGTTGTCGGTGAAACAGTCCCAGAAACCTTTGCAATCACAATCGATACCGACAATGCATTGGCCGTAACGGAATATATTCAAAGCGGCATGCCAATTAAGCTACTCAATCTGATGCAAGACCCTGCCAACCGCGAAAAAACCCTCAAACTAGTCCCTTTATTGCTGGTAAGAGACGATGTTTCAACCCTATTGCCCGATCAAGAAATGACAATACTCGAAGGCGATTGTATTTTATTTTGCGGCACCTATGATGCCAAAATCACTTTACCTGCTTCTGCCAACAATGCAAAAACGTTTAGCTATATTATGAACGGGCTGGAAGTGCCTGATAGTTTTGTTTGGCGCTTTATCAAACGTATTACTGCTTAA
- a CDS encoding ROK family protein, which produces MQDAQSMSKVAKAIGIDVGGTNLRIGVFEALSLIDEIRVQADFSAICKTQLPQVAWQTILNVTAEGIKSVLTKHPHIAHIGIGFPGFIDPATHAVAQSPNLPGLQNVNLAHDLAQLLQKTIIVENDANAAAFGEYCLAGKPASGLIYLGLGTGVGGGLILNGRPHVGHHGCAMEVGHITVVAEGRLCGCGNLGCMEQYASASGVSLSYQEATQRQHTAAEIAAFATTGDQHAINAYEIAANALAQALASILKVVDVQHIVIGGGMAGAWHLMQNTFNQRLNHDLIPVLRGKVKVKLSTAQDIAGMLGAAMLASQ; this is translated from the coding sequence ATGCAGGACGCGCAGTCAATGTCTAAAGTGGCTAAAGCTATTGGTATTGATGTCGGAGGAACCAACCTACGTATTGGTGTATTTGAAGCGCTTAGCTTAATAGACGAAATCCGCGTTCAAGCTGATTTTTCTGCAATTTGTAAAACACAACTCCCGCAAGTTGCTTGGCAAACAATACTAAACGTGACGGCTGAGGGTATTAAAAGCGTGCTAACAAAACACCCGCACATCGCCCACATAGGCATTGGCTTCCCGGGGTTTATCGACCCTGCCACGCACGCGGTAGCGCAATCACCCAATTTACCAGGCTTGCAAAACGTCAATTTGGCACATGACCTTGCCCAACTTTTGCAAAAAACTATCATCGTAGAAAACGATGCCAATGCGGCCGCTTTTGGCGAATATTGCCTAGCAGGCAAACCAGCAAGCGGCTTAATTTATCTAGGCTTAGGCACCGGTGTTGGCGGCGGTTTAATCTTAAATGGTCGTCCCCACGTTGGCCATCACGGTTGTGCCATGGAAGTTGGCCATATCACCGTTGTGGCAGAAGGCCGCCTGTGTGGCTGTGGCAATTTAGGATGCATGGAACAATATGCCTCGGCTAGTGGCGTCAGCTTAAGCTATCAAGAAGCAACGCAACGCCAACACACCGCAGCAGAAATTGCCGCATTTGCAACAACAGGTGATCAGCATGCCATCAACGCCTACGAAATAGCCGCAAACGCCTTAGCACAAGCGCTCGCCAGCATTTTAAAAGTGGTTGATGTACAACATATCGTTATCGGCGGCGGCATGGCTGGCGCTTGGCATTTAATGCAAAACACATTCAATCAACGCCTCAATCACGATTTAATCCCAGTCTTGCGAGGTAAAGTAAAAGTAAAACTATCTACCGCGCAAGATATAGCAGGCATGCTGGGCGCGGCGATGTTGGCTAGTCAATAA
- the tsaE gene encoding tRNA (adenosine(37)-N6)-threonylcarbamoyltransferase complex ATPase subunit type 1 TsaE translates to MTEYFTRELADEAATLQAGRDFAKQLSAGMTVYLHGDLGAGKTTFVRGVLQGLGHEGKVKSPTYTLVEPYEFGDLQVYHFDLYRFVDEYEWDAAGFSEYFNEMSICMVEWPEKAGTLLPKPSVDVALKLAKVQLNSQAIGRTLIISKPEIMSKPEI, encoded by the coding sequence ATGACTGAATATTTTACACGCGAATTGGCGGATGAAGCAGCGACATTGCAAGCAGGTCGAGATTTTGCCAAGCAGTTATCTGCGGGCATGACCGTTTATTTGCATGGCGATTTAGGCGCTGGTAAAACCACCTTTGTGCGCGGCGTTTTGCAAGGTTTGGGGCATGAAGGCAAAGTAAAAAGCCCAACTTATACCTTGGTTGAGCCGTATGAATTTGGCGATTTGCAAGTGTATCATTTTGATTTATATCGTTTTGTTGATGAGTATGAATGGGATGCTGCTGGTTTTAGTGAGTATTTCAATGAGATGAGTATTTGCATGGTTGAGTGGCCTGAAAAAGCAGGTACACTATTGCCTAAACCAAGTGTTGATGTGGCGCTGAAATTAGCTAAGGTGCAGCTTAATTCACAGGCGATTGGCCGAACTTTGATAATCAGTAAACCTGAGATAATGAGTAAACCTGAAATATAG
- a CDS encoding N-acetylmuramoyl-L-alanine amidase, translating to MVKLLFAKFVLVGVLLFANTYALAANLVTATRVWPSQDYTRMTFEGGGAFKYQTLSLKNPERLVLDIEDISLNDVLNTLPAQILANDPYIQQVRIGQYQPNVVRVVVDLKQEVNFNVFSLSPAGEYKHRLVLDILPLKDPVMAMLDKLDKNLKIQSGTEQAATANQLPEAAKQPPTLEKKQAERLITIAIDPGHGGEDPGAIGARGSREKDITLAIAKKLKAYVDAEPNMRGVLTRDGDFFVSLGGRVVKARKLRADLFISIHADSFTKASAHGSSVFALSERGATSATARYLARKENESDLIGGVSLKDKDPILAKTLLDLSQAATINDSLKLGRAVLTHIEQINMLHKKHVEQAGFAVLKSPDIPSILVETAFISNPEEERKLNDESHQHQMAKSILTGIKKYFATNPALARTVADNE from the coding sequence ATGGTTAAATTATTGTTTGCAAAATTCGTGTTAGTTGGCGTGTTGTTGTTTGCCAACACCTATGCGCTAGCTGCTAACCTTGTCACGGCTACCCGCGTTTGGCCCTCGCAAGATTATACGCGGATGACATTTGAAGGCGGCGGGGCGTTTAAATATCAAACACTGTCACTTAAAAATCCTGAGCGTTTGGTGTTGGATATTGAAGATATTTCGCTTAATGATGTGCTGAATACCTTACCCGCGCAAATTTTGGCGAATGATCCTTATATTCAACAAGTGCGTATTGGGCAATATCAACCCAACGTTGTGCGCGTAGTGGTAGATTTAAAACAAGAAGTGAATTTTAATGTGTTTTCTTTAAGTCCGGCTGGTGAGTATAAACATCGCTTGGTATTGGATATTTTGCCATTAAAAGATCCAGTCATGGCCATGCTCGATAAGCTTGATAAAAACTTAAAAATACAAAGCGGCACTGAGCAAGCCGCTACAGCAAATCAATTGCCAGAAGCTGCTAAACAACCCCCAACCTTAGAGAAAAAACAAGCAGAACGCCTTATTACGATTGCCATTGATCCTGGCCACGGCGGTGAGGACCCTGGTGCAATTGGTGCGCGTGGCAGTCGCGAAAAAGATATTACCCTTGCGATTGCTAAAAAACTTAAAGCGTATGTGGATGCTGAGCCGAATATGCGTGGTGTCTTAACGCGCGATGGCGACTTTTTTGTATCGCTGGGTGGCCGAGTGGTAAAGGCGCGCAAACTGAGAGCGGATTTATTTATTTCTATTCATGCTGATTCATTTACTAAAGCATCCGCGCATGGCTCTTCTGTTTTTGCTTTATCTGAACGTGGCGCAACCAGTGCCACTGCACGTTATTTGGCACGAAAAGAAAATGAGTCTGATTTGATTGGTGGTGTGAGCCTGAAAGATAAAGATCCTATTTTGGCAAAAACATTATTGGATTTATCACAGGCGGCGACTATTAATGACAGCTTAAAATTAGGCAGAGCCGTTTTAACGCATATTGAACAAATTAATATGTTGCATAAAAAACACGTAGAACAAGCCGGCTTTGCGGTATTAAAATCGCCTGATATTCCTTCTATTTTGGTTGAAACTGCTTTTATTAGTAATCCAGAAGAAGAACGCAAACTGAATGATGAAAGCCACCAGCACCAAATGGCCAAATCGATTTTAACTGGTATTAAAAAATACTTTGCGACCAATCCTGCGTTGGCAAGAACTGTTGCAGATAACGAATAA
- the malQ gene encoding 4-alpha-glucanotransferase, with protein MMPKAAQNSQKQAGVLLHISSLPAGNLGQDAYRFVDFLASSGVSVWQTLPINMPHADNSPYQCISAHAGNTAFISPQQLQQDGLITEIDSQLAHTQVLQLAYDYCVNNKKLDGFTDFCHQHKDWLTDFALYSVLRKQFNNASWEQWDDCYKNRDAEALIAFEAEQAAAIEQVKFHQYLFFKQWHALKVYANTHHIALFGDIPIFVAYDSAEVWAKPHLFKLDEDNAMTVVAGVPPDYFSETGQRWGNPHYQWEAMAEDDYAWWVNRMRTQSELFDLVRIDHFRGLQAAWEIPSNEQTAINGTWVDAPGDDLLAAIYAQCPDIHLVAEDLGIITEEVDALRLKYKMPGMKILQFAFGGDETNPYLPQNIEENSVVYTGTHDNDTTLGWYQQAEQHVKDHLHRYLNNDQPNMPSALITLAFSTEAKLAIVPMQDILALDGAHRMNTPGTIDNNWAWRFNWEQLTDQHQQAFKQAVSNAGRAVNV; from the coding sequence ATGATGCCTAAAGCTGCGCAAAACAGTCAAAAACAAGCCGGTGTTTTATTACATATTAGCTCTTTACCTGCAGGCAATTTGGGCCAAGATGCGTATCGGTTTGTTGACTTTTTAGCATCATCAGGCGTGAGCGTTTGGCAAACATTGCCTATTAATATGCCACACGCCGATAATTCGCCATACCAATGTATATCAGCGCACGCTGGTAATACCGCATTTATTAGCCCACAACAATTGCAGCAAGACGGATTAATCACCGAGATTGATTCACAGTTGGCACATACACAAGTGCTGCAGTTGGCTTATGATTATTGCGTAAATAACAAAAAGTTAGATGGATTCACAGACTTTTGTCATCAGCATAAAGATTGGTTAACCGATTTTGCACTTTATTCTGTATTAAGAAAACAATTCAACAACGCCAGTTGGGAGCAATGGGATGATTGCTACAAAAACCGTGATGCAGAAGCCTTAATAGCTTTTGAAGCCGAACAGGCAGCAGCGATTGAACAAGTTAAATTTCATCAATATTTGTTTTTTAAACAATGGCATGCATTAAAAGTTTACGCCAACACACATCATATTGCGTTATTTGGCGACATTCCTATTTTTGTTGCATACGATAGTGCAGAAGTGTGGGCAAAACCACATTTATTTAAGCTAGATGAAGACAACGCCATGACAGTTGTCGCTGGCGTGCCACCCGATTATTTCTCTGAAACAGGTCAACGCTGGGGTAATCCGCATTATCAATGGGAGGCGATGGCAGAAGATGATTATGCATGGTGGGTAAACCGCATGCGCACCCAATCTGAGCTATTCGATTTAGTCAGAATAGACCACTTTAGAGGCTTGCAAGCTGCTTGGGAGATTCCTTCTAACGAACAAACCGCCATCAATGGCACATGGGTTGATGCGCCAGGTGATGATTTACTAGCCGCTATTTATGCCCAATGCCCTGATATTCATTTAGTGGCAGAAGATTTGGGCATTATCACCGAAGAAGTCGATGCCTTGCGTCTGAAATACAAGATGCCGGGCATGAAGATTTTGCAATTCGCTTTTGGTGGTGACGAAACCAACCCTTATTTACCGCAGAATATCGAAGAAAATAGCGTTGTTTATACTGGCACGCACGATAATGACACCACACTAGGTTGGTATCAACAAGCAGAACAGCATGTAAAAGATCATCTGCATCGCTATTTAAATAATGATCAACCCAACATGCCTAGCGCATTAATCACACTGGCTTTTTCTACAGAAGCAAAATTAGCAATAGTGCCTATGCAAGATATTTTGGCGCTCGATGGCGCACATCGCATGAATACGCCTGGCACAATCGACAATAACTGGGCTTGGCGCTTTAATTGGGAACAATTAACTGACCAACATCAACAAGCGTTTAAACAAGCGGTTAGCAATGCAGGACGCGCAGTCAATGTCTAA